A stretch of Labrus mixtus chromosome 7, fLabMix1.1, whole genome shotgun sequence DNA encodes these proteins:
- the LOC132977972 gene encoding solute carrier family 2, facilitated glucose transporter member 11-like, whose amino-acid sequence MSSHADEHKGSSLTLVLMVASAAFGGTLQYGYNLAIMNSPTTFIQTFINETFLERWDIQLEDYQVTLVWTFIVSIFSLGGLAGALIAGPMTIRFGRKKCLLLNNIFLMAGSLLALTSRSAKSFEMILISRVLVGINAGISMNVQPMYFGESAPKHLRGAISLSSAVFTAFGVVLGQVVGLREILGSEPYWQYLLASNAIPGIVQLMTLPWFPESPRYLLIDRGDKEACINALRRLRGCEVQSGELEEILQEQAETKGMKPCGPWELFTDRSVRWQLISVMIISSAMQLCGNDSIYFYAYYVFKEAGISDDQIQYITIGTGMCEFTACIMCNLLIERKGRRFMLMGGFILMTVWAVVFTIALCFEHYISWMPYLSMACIFTYILSFGMGPAGVTGVLPTEIFNQTARPAAYMIAGSMMWLNLFIIGMIFPFLVSELSEYCFVPFAAVCLLSALYVGLFLPETKGKSLSAITSEFHKMNFKGQDKKHESQTQAQYQLGEVCHSTAL is encoded by the exons ATGTCGTCGCATGCTGATGAACACAAG GGCAGTTCTCTGACATTGGTGTTAATGGTTGCGTCTGCAGCCTTTGGAGGAACTCTTCAATATGGCTATAACCTGGCAATAATGAATTCTCCCACAACT TTTATTCAAACCTTTATCAACGAGACCTTCCTGGAACGCTGGGACATCCAGCTGGAGGACTACCAGGTGACTCTGGTCTGGACATTTATTGTCTCCATTTTCTCGTTGGGGGGCTTAGCGGGGGCTCTTATCGCAGGACCTATGACTATACGCTTCGGGAG GAAAAAATGCCTGTTACTGAACAACATATTTCTCATGGCCGGTTCACTCTTAGCTTTGACGAGCAGATCTGCTAAGTCTTTTGAGATGATCCTCATCTCACGTGTCCTGGTTGGAATAAATGCCG gtaTCAGCATGAATGTGCAGCCAATGTATTTTGGAGAAAGTGCACCAAAGCACTTAAGAGGAGCTATCTCTTtgtcatcagctgtttttacagcgtTTGGTGTTGTGTTGGGACAGGTGGTGGGACTCAG AGAGATTTTGGGCAGTGAACCATATTGGCAGTATCTTCTTGCCAGTAATGCCATTCCCGGCATTGTGCAACTTATGACCCTGCCGTGGTTTCCAGAGAGCCCCAGATATCTGCTCATCGACAGGGGGGACAAGGAGGCTTGTATTAATG CTTTGAGGCGTCTGCGAGGCTGTGAGGTCCAGAGCGGGGAGCTTGAAGAGATCCTGCAGGAACAGGCTGAAACCAAAGGCATGAAGCCATGCGGACCATGGGAACTTTTCACAGATCGCTCTGTGCGCTGGCAGCTAATCTCCGTCATGATCATCAGCAGTGCCATGCAGCTCTGTGGAAACGATTCA ATTTACTTCTATGCATACTATGTTTTCAAAGAGGCTGGAATATCTGATGATCAAATCCAATATATCACCATTGGCACTGGGATGTGCGAGTTCACAGCctgtataatgtgt aACCTGCTCATCGAGCGCAAAGGTCGGAGGTTCATGCTGATGGGAGGGTTCATCCTCATGACCGTCTGGGCTGTAGTCTTCACCATCGCTTTGTGTTTTGAG CACTACATATCCTGGATGCCGTACTTGAGTATGGCCTGCATCTTCACCTACATCCTCAGCTTTGGCATGGGACCTG CTGGTGTGACTGGCGTCCTGCCAACAGAGATCTTCAATCAAACGGCTCGGCCAGCCGCCTACATGATCGCTGGCTCCATGATGTGGCTCAACCTTTTCATCATTGGAATGATCTTCCCTTTTCTAGTG AGTGAGTTGAGTGAGTACTGTTTCGTGCCTTTCGCAGCAGTCTGCCTGTTGTCTGCGCTGTATGTCGGCCTGTTCCTGCCTGAGACCAAGGGCAAGTCTCTGTCCGCCATAACCAGTGAATTCCACAAGATGAACTTCAAAGGCCAGGACAAAAAGCATGAATCGCAAACTCAAGCTCAGTATCAGCTGGGAGAAGTGTGTCATTCCACGGCCTTGTAG